The nucleotide window CATTGCTTTGAATATCTTTTTTTTCAAACCCGCAGACTGATACAAGATGTTTTGCAATTTTCTGCCGGTATCGTTCATCAAGAGTGTCTGCCAAAACAGCACCGGTCAAAAAATCATTGAGCTTTCCAAGAATTAAATGATGAGGGTTAGATTGAGTTTCCATTTATGCTTCACCTATGTTTATGGTTAACTAACGGCCATGACAGATCACCCTGCCACGACAAAAAAAGATTCATCCAAATTTTGCCGACTCCGAAAATGGAGTTACTTTAATATTAAAACAATCAATAAAGATTACAAGCCTTGTGTTGAATAAACACGGATTACCTCACCCACACTCTTCTTTTTGATGTAACGGTTATTTATGGTTAATTTTAGTTTAAATTCTATTTATTTCTTGACTTAGCTCAAAGTGAAAACTATAGATAACGGTGTTTTATAATAATTAATAGGAGAAAATATAATGAAAAATCAAATGTTCAACCTGACATCTGTCTTTATCTGGCCTGTTTTATGCGCCTTAATCCTGTATCCATTTTCCGCACAAGCTGCACCAACCGGCAAGCTGACCATTTTTCATGCGGGAAGTTTAACCGTACCGTTTGCAAAGATTGAAAAAGCATTTGAAGCCAAATATCCCGGAGTTGACGTACAGCGTGAAGCCGGCGGCAGCACAAAAATGGCACGCCTTATTTCAGAAGTCGGCAAAACCGCCGACATCATGGCATCTGCAGATTACACAGTTATTGATAATAACCTGATCCCGAAATTTGCCGACTGGAATGTGCGGTTTGCCACAAACCAGCTGGTTCTGTGTTACACAGACCAAAGCAGGTATTCAAATCAGATCAATGATAAAAACTGGTATGAAATTTTACAAAAAAAAGATGTGGTCTGGGGCCATTCCGATCAGAATATTGATCCCTGCGGATACCGCAGTATTATGGTGTTGCAGCTGGCTGAAAAATTTTACAATATCGACGGACTTTATCAAAAACTCATTGACAATCGTCCCCAGAAAAACATCCGGCCCAAATCCGTTGAACTGGTCAATCTGCTGAAAACCGGGAACATGGATTATGCCTGGGAATACATGTCAGTGGCTATTCAGCATGAATTAAAATTTGTAACGCTTAACGATCACATCAACCTTGGCAATTACAAATATGACGACTTTTACAAACAGGCCCAGGTAAAAGTCACGGGTAAAAAACCCAACACATGGATTACAAAAAAAGGAAAATCCTGCACATACGGGATTACCCTTATTAAAGACGCTCCCAATCCTGAGGCGGCAAAAGCCTTCTTAAGCTTTCTTCTTTCTTCCGAGCATGGTTTAAAGACTTTAAAAGAGATGGGACAGCCTCCTTTTATTCCCTGCCGTGTGCCGACCCAGGAGATGGCGGCCAAACTTCCGTCTGAAATCAAATCCCTGGTTGAAGTAAAAAATTAGATCAATGAAACGGATCGAACCCTTAAACTGGCTGTTCATGTTTTTAAGCCTGCCGTTGATTCTTCTTCTGACATTGCCTCTGATTAAAATGACATTTGAACCCACTTTTGAAATGCTCATAGAGACAATATCAGACAAGGATGTAGTGGCTGCCATCGCAAGATCCATAAGCCTGTCTCTTTGTGCAGGCATTCTTTCTTTTGCAATGGGAACCCCTCTTGCGTATCTTCTGGCCAGAAAGAGCATCATGGGGAAAAAAATAATAGAGGGGATCATTGATTTACCGATCATGATCCCCCATCCTGTTGTGGGTATTGCCAT belongs to Desulfobacula toluolica Tol2 and includes:
- the wtpA gene encoding tungstate ABC transporter substrate-binding protein WtpA: MKNQMFNLTSVFIWPVLCALILYPFSAQAAPTGKLTIFHAGSLTVPFAKIEKAFEAKYPGVDVQREAGGSTKMARLISEVGKTADIMASADYTVIDNNLIPKFADWNVRFATNQLVLCYTDQSRYSNQINDKNWYEILQKKDVVWGHSDQNIDPCGYRSIMVLQLAEKFYNIDGLYQKLIDNRPQKNIRPKSVELVNLLKTGNMDYAWEYMSVAIQHELKFVTLNDHINLGNYKYDDFYKQAQVKVTGKKPNTWITKKGKSCTYGITLIKDAPNPEAAKAFLSFLLSSEHGLKTLKEMGQPPFIPCRVPTQEMAAKLPSEIKSLVEVKN